Within the Aspergillus luchuensis IFO 4308 DNA, chromosome 5, nearly complete sequence genome, the region TCGGCTTGGATTTCATACGTTAGTGGTGGAGATAGTAGCTCCGCTGCCTTCGTATTGCATGTCACAGTCTTTCGGACTACTACACTCTGTGATGGCTTAGGAACAGCAGACACCGGATGAAAGGATATTTGGCGGGTCTATTCGACGCTGTTAGCACAGGCTCTAGCCGCCCAAGGTGGTATACTCAACGGATCTGTAGGTTCTGTACATGAGCCCATTCTGCGTGATGATAGCTTCCAGAGAATATCTGATCTCCTCAGGAGTGTTGAAATTTCCACTGGACGGCGGAAGCTTTCGTAAGAGATGGTGTAGTTGACGGTTTGCTGATCGCGTGTGAACGGCATCTCTAGTACTACCCTTGTAGCATTCCGAGACATGAGGAAACTTCAAGAGGTTAGGTTTCTGTTCAGCAAATGTGTGCGCAGATGCTAAAACATACCATAATGGAGAATGGAAACGAGTGTTCCCCGGGGGGCATCGTAACGGCTCCCGAAGTGAACCATCCGGCACAGTTGACGGGCGGGAAAATCTGTTCATTCCGTTGGAAGAGCTTTTTCGGTAGGGTTAGTCTACTTGTATATAGAAGTGTAGTGACAGCACATGCCTTGTGTGTTTCATTCAGCTTCCTCGAGTCTAGCCTCGATGTTGCCTGACCGGATAGACTGATTACTATCGTGGCGATGTCTAGTTCGGTATCACTGCGAAGGACGACATGACCGGACACCTCGTCCTCATTTGTGTAATAGAGCACCTTCTCGTCGAGCTGGATTTCAACTTCCATGTTTGCGGGATATCCAAATAACCGTGCCACTCTTGACAGCATGAAGCTATGGTGATGGGAGGGTTGAACTTGATACGGCATGCACATGCTCAATAATGCGAAACACGCCTGTTTGCTTTGGAATGTGTAGATATAGAAGTCGCAAGATCTGTAATTAATACTACGAACAGAAGGGATAGCTGTACtcataaataagaaaaattattgtTTCATCTGCACTCGGTCTTGGTATCGCTGTCATCGCCGAGAACATGGCCGGCAGTCTTCCAGTGCTGCACCTCACGTTTTTTTCCAGCAACCCTCACCCGCAAGGAACAACCACGGACCAGACTGAGTCTTGAGACTTTCGCTACCCAAAGGCGAACCTCTTGCTGAATCAAATCGCCGAAGATCTGGATAAACGCCTCGTCCAGTTTCCCgactatatttaaatttgaTTTTGAGGCCGCTAATTGGCTCGGCATAAGGGCGGGGCGTTGGAGATCCAATCAGAAtatgtgctgctgctgagacATTCACTTCAAGTTGTTGGAGgtactatatactactagtagtagagcTGACAGTATCTGGGAGGACATAGTCAATCTCCAGCCGTCGAAAAGGCGCGCCTCATTCAACGCGTACTACGCTTTCtcgatcatcttcttgaAAGCTCTGGACATCAGAACAACATGGATAATGCCCACGATCTGTCGTCACGCCCTCTCTCATTCGAGTTGGAGAGTAACCACCACTCACTTCGCCAGCTAACACCTCCCATTGTAGGCTTATCCGCAAAAGCAGCATAAAGATTTACTGGCTAAATCCTAATTTAGGCCAGTTCATATTCGTTCAACGAAAATGATGATGCCTCCCACTCGCTGCTACCGGCGCCACTTGacaaccatcatccttctaCCAGCTCACAAGGGCCTCCCGTTATCATACAGCATAACACTTACGAAGACCCGCACCAGCAAAGTGAATCCGAAGCGACCAGTCAGACATCCTGGCAGCGACGACAGAAATCGGGCTCAGGCCTGCGCCGCTACCCAACTCGCAGGATCAATCTAGTTCAGGGATCCGTTCTTAGTGTTGACTATCCTGTTCCTAGCGCCATTCGCAATTCGGTCGAGGCAAAGTATCGCGACTCAAGTGATGCTACAGCTGAGGAGTTCACTCACCTACGATGTAAATCAAGTGGACCTGCACATTCGAACCCCAGCTGACACGATATTCTAGACACGGCTGCGACTTGCGACCCCGACGATTTCAATTTACGCAATGGCTATAACTTGAGGGCCGCCATGTTTAATCGACACACCGAGATTCTGATTGCAATTACCTATTATAACGAGGACAAAGTTCTTACCTCTCGGACTCTTCACGGTGTCATGCAAAATATTCGAGATATCGTCAATCTGAAAAAGACACAATTTTGGGACAAGGGAGGACCTGCATGGCAAAAGATTGTTGTCTGTCTTGTGTTCGATGGTATTGGTCCTTGCGATAAGAATACTCTTGATGTCTTGGCCACAGTCGGCATATATCAGGATGGAATCATGAAACATGATGTCGATGGGAAGGAGACAGTGGCTCATATCGTATTGTACCCTCCTCTACCGACATAGAAGACAGATTCAGAAGCTGACTAAAGTCATTGACTTAGTTCGAATATACCACACAGCTATCGGTAACCCCTTCCCAGCAGCTAGTCCGCCCGCAGAGCGACAGTCCTGAGAACCTGCCGCCCGTACAGATGATCTTTTGCTTGAAGCAAAAGAACAGCAAGAAGATTAACTCACATCGTTGGTTATTCAATGCGTTTGGAAGGATTCTAAACCCGGAAGTCTGTATATTGATTGACGCAGGAACGAAGCCCGGTCACAAATCCCTTCTTGCGCTCTGGGAGGCGttctacaacaacaagaatCTGGGAGGCGCCTGTGGCGAAATCCATGCGCTACTCGGCCCACGATGGGAGAAGCTAGTCAATCCCTTGGTAGCTGCGCAGAACTTCGAGTACAAAATATCCAACATATTGGACAAACCTTTAGAGAGTGCCTTTGGGTACGTCAGTGTTCTCCCGGGAGCATTTTCTGCTTACCGCTACCGTGCTATCATGGGTCGACCGTTAGAACAGTACTTCCATGGCGACCATACTTTATCAAAGAAACTTGGTAAAAAGGGGATAGAAGGCATGAATATCTTTAAGAAGAATATGTTTCTTGCCGAGGATCGAATTCTGTGCTTCGAGCTCGTTGCAAAGGCGGGATACAAATGGACACTCAGTTATGTGAAAGCCTCGAAGGGCGAGACAGACGTTCCAGAAGGTAAGATATCCCACCCTCAACTGTACCCCACCTACTCTAATGCAAGCAATGCAGCACCCCCAGAGTTTCTTAGTCAAAGGCGCCGATGGTTGAATGGATCCTTCGCAGCCAGCCTCTATTCGGTCATGCACTTCAACCGCATCTACAAAAGTGGCCATAATATACTCCGACTCCTTTTTCTGCATGTGCAGCTCGTCTATAACATCTGTCAACTTACTATGACTTGGTTCTCTCTCGGTAGGTCTTCTGCGTATAGCTAAATGATCGGCGCTAATCAGGACAGCTTCCTACTGGCTTACTACTTCGGTCATCATGGACATCGTTGGGACTCCAAGTGCGACGAATAAAAACAAGGGATGGCCATTTGGAAACGCTGCATCACCTATCGTCAATAATATCATCAAGGCTTTATATCTGGCATTCTTAATGCAGCAATTCTTCCTTGCGCTCGGAAACCGGCCTAAAGGGTACGTGCTCCGGGCCTGCCATGTAGCTCCTAGACTAACAACAAATTGCAGGTCCCAAACTTCCTATATTCTAACCTTTCTCTACTTCGCTGTTGTTCAACTTTACATCCTCGTACTATCATTTTACCTTGTAGCCCAGGCATTCGCCGGCGGCAATATAGATCTCGATTTCGATAATGGGGCCGGAGGATTCGTGGGTTCTTTTTTCACTTCGACTACAGGTCTAGTGTTGATCGCGCTGGTCTCAACGTACGGAACTTACATCATAGCGAGCATACTCTATTGCGATCCTTGGCATCTTCTGACATCTTCCTGGGCGTATTTTCTCGGGATGCCTTCGACCATCAATGTCCTTAACGTCTACGCGTTCTGCAACTGGCATGATGTCTCGTGGGGGACGAAAGGCTCAGATGACAcggcttcccttccttccgcCAAGACGAAGAAATCAGAAACGCAAAAAAGCTTCGTTGAGGAGGTTGACAAACCACAGGCCGATATCGATATCGACTTCGAGTTAACTGTCCGACGCGCCCTTTCACCCTGGCAGGAACCGatggagaaaaaggaggTGCAGTTGGAGGACTCATACAAAACCTTCCGAACCAATCTGGTGCTACTGTGGACGTTATGCAATGGCTTACTGGCATTGCTGATCAACAATGATAGTGTGAGGAATCTATGCTTGACGGTATGTTCATTCCAACTAATCTTAGGTCACGAAAGTTTGCTGACAATGTGCCTCCAGACAACGTCGACGGATCGTACGGCTTGGTATTTCAAGGTCATCCTATGGGCTACGTCGGGCCTATCTGTCTTTAGATTTCTGGGTGCTCTTTGGTTTTTGGGAAAGACGGGGCTATTGTGTTGTTTCTCCCGGCGCTAGCCAACATATTAGACAGTACTTTATGCGTTATTTTCAGGCCCCAATGATTGGTATTAGCATACCCGCGACGTAGTCCTCTAATATTCACTCTGTGTGGTTGTCTCTGCCCTATTATCCAGCGTAGCAGTAGACCACTAGATATCCACTTGGCCTCACCAAGAATGCAGAGAGGATTTTTCACTCAATTTCTTGGCATTCGGGATCCGTGGAACCCGCCCCTATCGAGCTTGACTTTTCAACACAGCGGAAATCACTCCTTACGCCAAATAAAGCAACCCAGTTGGCTGAACTGCGAAAGTTAAACCCAGAAACCGGTAAAGGTTAAGAATAGTAGTCTCCATTTCTTCAAAATCGTGTACTCTATTGGCGAGTCCTATACGTAGAGTGGCGCAGTGGTGCCCTCCGCCATGCTCCTAGCCTTGGCAACTTATTTTTGTCGCCTTCTTGGCTCGAGCGAGCGCTTCCACCCGCACTCATGGCTTGAGATGGCAGTTGGGTggtaatttataattatcacCGTCGAGGCCTTGCATACTGTGCTTGACAGTGGGACAGCGACCACGTTCATCTTCACAATGCTGCGGCGTCGTGTGGTGTGTAACCCCGCCCCAAAGATTGATATAGACTCAACTTAATTTATACCCTACAGTGTGATGCATGCCATGCGCGAAAGGTACAGATTTGCATCTCAAACAGCATTGAggtgctttcttctttttaacGATGAAATGTTTTAAGTAACACGGTATCAGGTTCGGTGCGATAAGGAAGACCCATGCGGAAATTGTCAGGATCAAATGACCGCTTGCACTCGAACCCGAGGCATGAAACGGCTTCCCAAGCGAACGGCCGGTCAAAGGCGAACCAGAGAGATCAGTAGTTCAAGGAATGGGGCCTTTGTTGCTCAGTCTTCGGTTGTAGGCGGACGCTCAAGACAAGTCTCTACCGAACTGTCAAATGAGGGTTTCATGTTGAATGACCTCTCACCTCACATGCACCGTGATGTCTTGAATATGCTTGATGATCGATCTGCTGCGTTTCTCGGTAGCATTGACATGGGCCACGAATTGCCTGGCTGGATGTCTCTCATTCCTCTCACGGACTCCCAGATGATCAAACCACCCCAATCAGGACAACCGATGGATATAATTCGTGACAGGCACCAGACTCTGGAGTTTGCTCTGTTCATTGCAAGCAAACTCCTAGGCGGCAAAAATCAATGTACAGGCATGCTGTTTGAGGAAACTATAAATGAGGACTTGCGCAAAACTCCCTCCATCGAGCTGTTGTATTGGATGCTGAACGGTGGGTATAaaatccatcttctctcgcCGGATACAGCTCTTACTTATCTTCCAAATACTCTCAGATATCGAAACCAACAAGTTTGGGTCCTACGTCCAGGACTATTTCAGACATGTCAGCAAAGAAACCCTCAAGCATATGGGGCTTTCCATTCTGTTGGGCACTGCTACGCCCCCCGAGGCCTTGCTGTATACTGTCTGTGTCAATTCGGTGGCCTACAAGTTCCTCAATACAGTAGCTGCCATCGAGAGCGATGGTATCTTGGCTCAGAGTCTGCGTAATAGCGCCTTACTCTACCGTGAGACTGCTCAACGATGCTTGAGAAGGATACCCCTCTTCATGGAGCCTTCACTTTCCTTGCTACAAGCTATATTATGTGGAGTAAGCCGCTTATCATCCGATGTGCTTCATTGTTTTTAACGGACTGTGACAGATATTCCTATATCAAGGATCAGGTGACGCTAGCACCTGCCAAGAGTTGACGAAAACTGCATGCAGAATATGCATGGATATCGGCCTTTATCCTGGTGCAATTGACCTGCACGATTCAAATGAAGAGGAATATTACTGCTTCATGTGGTGCTACATTCTGGACAGGAACTACGCATGGAAACTTGGCAGACCGAGAATGCTAACAGTGGAATCTGATCTAAGGGTGGACGCTGCGACAGTGAAAGCTACCATTTCAACGCTCCTTCTAATATACTTGCAATTAGCCAACGTTCAGGACACGATGATACCCTTCTTGGTCAACTGTTCCATAGGAGATAACACAGTCTTCCGGTCTTTCACTAGTATAGGCGCGCAGCTTCTGCGGGACATGGATGCCATACGCAGGAATATTGATCAGGTAGATCCACTAGCGTTCCTAATATACCCTTTGAATTCGCATGATAACTGACAAACGTGACATCAGATTAATACTCCATCCCCAAATTGGACTGGCCTAGACGTCAACAGCGAAATAGCAACCCTCAATTTCTCCTACCACTCCATAATGACCAGCATCTTATACCTCCGCCAAATCGCCCCGGGACAAGCCACCATAGAGACGTGCCTCACATCAGCACGGCAGGAACTACAGGCTCTAATAACAATCTGCGAGTCAAGTGACACACAAAAAACGGTTGCTTATCTACATTGGTCAGTTCCCGCCCCTGAATTC harbors:
- a CDS encoding uncharacterized protein (COG:S;~EggNog:ENOG410Q1IN;~InterPro:IPR014756,IPR011021,IPR014752;~PFAM:PF00339;~antiSMASH:Cluster_5.14); amino-acid sequence: MEVEIQLDEKVLYYTNEDEVSGHVVLRSDTELDIATIVISLSGQATSRLDSRKLNETHKACAVTTLLYTSRLTLPKKLFQRNEQIFPPVNCAGWFTSGAVTMPPGEHSFPFSIMFPHVSECYKGSTRDAVHTRSANRQLHHLLRKLPPSSGNFNTPEEIRYSLEAIITQNGLMYRTYRSVEYTTLGG
- a CDS encoding uncharacterized protein (CAZy:GT2_Chitin_synth;~COG:M;~EggNog:ENOG410Q1ZC;~InterPro:IPR029044,IPR004835,IPR004834,IPR013616;~PFAM:PF01644,PF08407,PF13632;~TransMembrane:7 (o502-518i530-556o586-607i619-644o664-691i798-815o835-860i);~antiSMASH:Cluster_5.14;~go_function: GO:0004100 - chitin synthase activity [Evidence IEA];~go_function: GO:0016758 - transferase activity, transferring hexosyl groups [Evidence IEA];~go_process: GO:0006031 - chitin biosynthetic process [Evidence IEA]); protein product: MDNAHDLSSRPLSFELESNHHSLRQLTPPIASSYSFNENDDASHSLLPAPLDNHHPSTSSQGPPVIIQHNTYEDPHQQSESEATSQTSWQRRQKSGSGLRRYPTRRINLVQGSVLSVDYPVPSAIRNSVEAKYRDSSDATAEEFTHLRYTAATCDPDDFNLRNGYNLRAAMFNRHTEILIAITYYNEDKVLTSRTLHGVMQNIRDIVNLKKTQFWDKGGPAWQKIVVCLVFDGIGPCDKNTLDVLATVGIYQDGIMKHDVDGKETVAHIFEYTTQLSVTPSQQLVRPQSDSPENLPPVQMIFCLKQKNSKKINSHRWLFNAFGRILNPEVCILIDAGTKPGHKSLLALWEAFYNNKNLGGACGEIHALLGPRWEKLVNPLVAAQNFEYKISNILDKPLESAFGYVSVLPGAFSAYRYRAIMGRPLEQYFHGDHTLSKKLGKKGIEGMNIFKKNMFLAEDRILCFELVAKAGYKWTLSYVKASKGETDVPEAPPEFLSQRRRWLNGSFAASLYSVMHFNRIYKSGHNILRLLFLHVQLVYNICQLTMTWFSLASYWLTTSVIMDIVGTPSATNKNKGWPFGNAASPIVNNIIKALYLAFLMQQFFLALGNRPKGSQTSYILTFLYFAVVQLYILVLSFYLVAQAFAGGNIDLDFDNGAGGFVGSFFTSTTGLVLIALVSTYGTYIIASILYCDPWHLLTSSWAYFLGMPSTINVLNVYAFCNWHDVSWGTKGSDDTASLPSAKTKKSETQKSFVEEVDKPQADIDIDFELTVRRALSPWQEPMEKKEVQLEDSYKTFRTNLVLLWTLCNGLLALLINNDSVRNLCLTTTSTDRTAWYFKVILWATSGLSVFRFLGALWFLGKTGLLCCFSRR
- a CDS encoding uncharacterized protein (COG:S;~EggNog:ENOG410PV6M;~InterPro:IPR036864,IPR007219,IPR001138;~PFAM:PF00172;~antiSMASH:Cluster_5.14;~go_function: GO:0000981 - DNA-binding transcription factor activity, RNA polymerase II-specific [Evidence IEA];~go_function: GO:0003677 - DNA binding [Evidence IEA];~go_function: GO:0008270 - zinc ion binding [Evidence IEA];~go_process: GO:0006351 - transcription, DNA-templated [Evidence IEA];~go_process: GO:0006355 - regulation of transcription, DNA-templated [Evidence IEA]), which produces MLRRRVCDACHARKVRCDKEDPCGNCQDQMTACTRTRGMKRLPKRTAGQRRTREISSSRNGAFVAQSSVVGGRSRQVSTELSNEGFMLNDLSPHMHRDVLNMLDDRSAAFLGSIDMGHELPGWMSLIPLTDSQMIKPPQSGQPMDIIRDRHQTLEFALFIASKLLGGKNQCTGMLFEETINEDLRKTPSIELLYWMLNDIETNKFGSYVQDYFRHVSKETLKHMGLSILLGTATPPEALLYTVCVNSVAYKFLNTVAAIESDGILAQSLRNSALLYRETAQRCLRRIPLFMEPSLSLLQAILCGIFLYQGSGDASTCQELTKTACRICMDIGLYPGAIDLHDSNEEEYYCFMWCYILDRNYAWKLGRPRMLTVESDLRVDAATVKATISTLLLIYLQLANVQDTMIPFLVNCSIGDNTVFRSFTSIGAQLLRDMDAIRRNIDQINTPSPNWTGLDVNSEIATLNFSYHSIMTSILYLRQIAPGQATIETCLTSARQELQALITICESSDTQKTVAYLHWTLLYYPITACFALFCNAVATCHNGDFQILKAVANCLAHSGTMSQPIATMQSLFQQFVALSKCFFADESLTLDSSEGNMSALQSQMQLGFQPLDGGIPDYSQVRLQSPSEFDSSFICGPLLRSIGEGVESVDFSSPLHILQGRDDLYDSFLISNQPGPE